A region of Roseobacter litoralis Och 149 DNA encodes the following proteins:
- a CDS encoding GNAT family acetyltransferase — MTLEFRRLSGAALNDAIPAVAALRIAVFRDWPYLYEGDLEYEAEYLAPYAQNPLTVLIGAFEGARLVGASTAMPLTAHADGFASAFVQTDIDVSKVFYCAESVLLPQFRGHGAGHAFFDLREAAARQDGFDTCVFCSVIRPADHSLRPTDYRPLDGFWRARGYRPLPGVVATFNWKDLGAADETPKQLQFWARDL, encoded by the coding sequence ATGACGCTTGAGTTCCGCAGGCTGAGTGGAGCCGCGTTAAACGACGCCATTCCCGCAGTTGCCGCCCTGCGCATCGCGGTGTTTCGCGACTGGCCCTATCTTTATGAAGGTGATCTCGAATACGAGGCAGAATATCTCGCCCCCTATGCGCAAAACCCGCTGACGGTTCTGATCGGTGCTTTTGAGGGCGCGCGTCTGGTTGGGGCTTCGACCGCGATGCCGCTGACGGCGCATGCCGATGGGTTTGCGAGTGCATTTGTGCAAACGGACATAGATGTATCAAAGGTGTTTTACTGTGCCGAGAGTGTCTTGCTCCCGCAGTTTCGGGGGCACGGGGCGGGGCATGCGTTTTTCGATCTGCGCGAGGCGGCCGCGCGGCAGGATGGCTTTGACACATGCGTCTTTTGCTCTGTGATCCGCCCTGCAGATCATTCACTGCGTCCGACCGATTACCGGCCGCTGGATGGTTTCTGGCGCGCACGGGGCTACCGGCCCCTGCCCGGGGTCGTGGCGACATTCAACTGGAAAGATCTGGGCGCGGCAGATGAAACACCCAAGCAGCTTCAGTTTTGGGCGCGCGACCTCTGA
- a CDS encoding UPF0262 family protein, whose product MSRISHITLDDSGLPPPTPEIEQERKVAMFDLLEDNTFVLPSREGRPVLDGPYHISLAIRDKRLVFDVNTETAEKAAEFHLSLGPFRQVVKDYFQICESYFDAVKKLPPSQIETIDMARRGIHNEGSRVLQERLEGKADIDTDTARRLFTLICVLHFGG is encoded by the coding sequence ATGTCCCGCATCTCGCATATAACCCTCGATGACAGCGGCCTTCCGCCGCCGACGCCTGAAATCGAACAGGAGCGGAAAGTCGCGATGTTTGATCTTCTTGAGGACAATACGTTTGTGCTGCCCAGTCGCGAGGGGCGCCCGGTTCTCGACGGTCCCTATCACATCAGCCTTGCGATCCGCGACAAGCGTCTCGTCTTTGACGTGAACACGGAAACAGCAGAAAAAGCGGCGGAATTCCATCTGTCGCTCGGGCCGTTCCGGCAGGTTGTCAAAGACTACTTCCAGATTTGCGAAAGCTATTTCGATGCGGTCAAGAAACTGCCACCGAGCCAGATTGAAACCATCGACATGGCACGACGCGGTATCCACAATGAAGGCAGTCGTGTGCTTCAGGAACGCCTCGAAGGTAAGGCCGATATCGACACCGACACCGCACGGCGTTTGTTCACACTGATTTGCGTTCTGCACTTTGGCGGTTAA
- a CDS encoding ketosteroid isomerase-related protein, with protein MPAVVKTYFDAFNAKDIPGMLACLTEDVAHHVNEGDVREGKEAFEQFCVHMSRCYDETLTDMVILEAKDQGRAAAEYVVNGTYLATDAGLPEAQGQRYRLSAGSFFDITDGKISRVTTRYNLSDWIAQVSGADDA; from the coding sequence ATGCCCGCTGTCGTAAAAACCTACTTTGACGCCTTTAACGCCAAGGATATTCCGGGCATGCTGGCCTGTCTGACGGAGGATGTCGCGCATCATGTGAACGAAGGCGACGTGCGCGAGGGCAAGGAAGCCTTTGAACAGTTCTGTGTGCATATGAGCCGCTGCTATGATGAAACCCTGACCGATATGGTGATCCTTGAGGCAAAGGATCAGGGGCGTGCGGCTGCGGAATATGTGGTGAACGGCACCTATCTGGCGACGGATGCGGGCCTGCCCGAGGCGCAGGGGCAGAGGTATCGGCTGAGTGCGGGGTCGTTCTTTGACATCACCGACGGCAAAATCTCGCGGGTGACGACGCGGTATAACCTGTCGGACTGGATCGCTCAGGTGTCTGGAGCCGATGACGCTTGA
- a CDS encoding porin yields MTVSLPSRLGLVSALALGAPHIAAADPTFDFYGQLNFGVFSVDDGTEDETFFTDNDNSNSRVGAIYSNDLAGGSTVKFHFETALGFAGSSSATMDNNDLDLDIGRTDLRKLELIYATPSLGTLSFGQGSTASDGVAEADFSGTSVIAYSGIADLAGSFQYRPDGGALSGIAIGDTFKSFDGARRFRVRYDTPSWNNLVFSISGGEEVLDRDNDSEYYDVAAKYAADYGDMKVDGRLGYEWISGGEELLVGSFALLHKPTGFSLALSAGAEQEGDADYIYAKLGYQQDWFALGTTALSLDVFEGNDYAIDGSDSSSVGIAAVQKVDAYNLELYAIYRTHEFDASGTDFDDIDAMAVGARWKF; encoded by the coding sequence ATGACAGTCTCCCTCCCTTCCCGTCTTGGCCTTGTGTCTGCCCTTGCCCTGGGTGCGCCGCATATTGCCGCCGCGGACCCGACGTTTGATTTCTATGGGCAGCTTAACTTTGGTGTTTTCAGCGTCGATGACGGGACAGAGGATGAGACGTTCTTTACCGACAACGACAATTCCAACAGCCGCGTGGGCGCGATTTACTCGAACGATCTGGCGGGCGGGTCCACGGTCAAATTCCACTTTGAAACGGCGCTTGGGTTCGCCGGGTCGAGTTCTGCGACCATGGATAACAACGATCTCGACCTCGATATCGGGCGCACGGATCTGCGTAAACTCGAACTGATCTACGCCACGCCAAGCTTGGGCACGCTCAGTTTCGGTCAGGGCAGCACCGCGTCGGACGGCGTGGCGGAAGCGGATTTCTCGGGCACCTCGGTGATTGCCTATTCCGGCATTGCCGACCTCGCCGGCAGCTTTCAGTACCGCCCCGATGGCGGCGCGCTGTCAGGCATCGCCATCGGGGACACGTTCAAATCCTTTGACGGGGCGCGACGGTTCCGGGTGCGGTACGACACGCCCTCATGGAACAACCTCGTCTTTAGCATCTCGGGCGGTGAAGAGGTTCTGGATCGCGACAACGACAGCGAATACTATGATGTCGCGGCCAAATACGCGGCTGACTATGGCGACATGAAGGTGGACGGGCGCCTTGGGTACGAGTGGATCAGCGGCGGTGAAGAACTGTTGGTCGGCTCGTTCGCGCTCCTGCATAAGCCCACCGGTTTCAGCCTTGCCCTGTCGGCAGGGGCCGAGCAGGAAGGCGATGCCGATTACATCTACGCCAAACTCGGGTATCAGCAGGATTGGTTTGCCCTTGGCACCACGGCGTTGTCGCTGGATGTGTTCGAGGGCAATGATTACGCAATCGACGGATCCGACAGCTCATCCGTAGGGATCGCGGCGGTTCAAAAGGTCGATGCCTATAATCTTGAGCTTTATGCCATTTACCGCACGCATGAATTTGACGCCTCGGGCACAGATTTCGACGATATTGATGCGATGGCGGTCGGCGCACGCTGGAAATTCTGA
- a CDS encoding low molecular weight phosphatase family protein: MTQEPPQSVLFCCDHNAVRSPMAEGMMKKLYGTGTYVQSAGVTNDLEIDGFSIAVCQELDVELSRHRSRSFDEMENWGDDLGSFDLVIALSPASQRRALELTRFYHLDVEYWPILDPTGLGETRESKLAGYRQARDQIKERLIARFGPPTELI, from the coding sequence ATGACACAAGAACCGCCACAGTCCGTTCTTTTTTGTTGTGATCATAACGCTGTGCGCTCTCCGATGGCGGAGGGCATGATGAAAAAGCTCTACGGCACCGGCACATACGTCCAATCCGCCGGCGTGACGAATGATCTTGAGATTGACGGATTCTCGATCGCGGTCTGTCAGGAACTGGATGTGGAATTATCGCGTCACCGGTCCCGCAGCTTTGACGAGATGGAAAACTGGGGCGATGATCTGGGTTCTTTCGATCTGGTGATCGCCTTGAGCCCGGCCAGCCAGCGCCGCGCGCTGGAATTGACGCGGTTCTATCACCTTGATGTGGAATACTGGCCAATCCTTGACCCGACCGGGTTGGGTGAGACGCGCGAGAGCAAGCTGGCAGGGTATCGGCAGGCCCGCGATCAGATCAAAGAGCGGCTGATCGCGCGATTTGGCCCCCCAACTGAATTGATCTGA
- a CDS encoding DUF3775 domain-containing protein, with the protein MLEISTRKVARVILLTREYGPESSNLSNYISGLNDDEKANLVALMWVGRDSFDVSELEYAKAEARREASAPTENYLSGIPGLAEHLENGLELLGVDVTDVEDNL; encoded by the coding sequence ATGCTCGAAATCAGCACACGAAAAGTCGCGCGGGTAATCCTGCTGACCCGTGAATATGGCCCTGAGAGCTCCAATCTATCAAACTATATATCCGGGCTGAATGATGACGAGAAAGCCAATCTTGTCGCCCTGATGTGGGTGGGCCGCGACAGTTTTGATGTCTCCGAACTGGAGTATGCGAAAGCGGAAGCGCGGCGCGAAGCATCCGCGCCAACGGAAAACTATCTGTCCGGCATTCCGGGCCTTGCAGAGCATCTTGAAAACGGGTTGGAATTGCTGGGCGTTGATGTGACCGATGTTGAGGACAACCTCTGA
- a CDS encoding DUF2948 family protein, producing the protein MTDARFEDGREAPLNLGAVDAEDLKVMASLAQDAVFPATEMRWDRVAQRFALLLNRFRWEEGTARAMSPERVQSVLAFDTVTAVASSGIDRGDKDTILSVLTIEFVVADAPSGHIVITLAGDGAIRLEVEAIEATLKDVTKPYLAPSKTTPSHPE; encoded by the coding sequence ATGACCGATGCACGTTTCGAAGACGGGCGTGAAGCGCCGTTGAACCTTGGTGCGGTCGATGCAGAAGACCTCAAGGTCATGGCGTCCCTGGCGCAGGATGCGGTTTTTCCGGCAACCGAAATGCGCTGGGACAGGGTCGCGCAGCGGTTCGCTCTGCTACTCAACCGTTTTCGCTGGGAAGAGGGCACGGCACGTGCGATGTCCCCTGAACGGGTGCAATCTGTATTGGCCTTCGACACGGTGACCGCTGTTGCCAGCAGCGGGATCGACCGGGGCGACAAGGACACAATTCTGTCTGTGCTCACGATAGAATTTGTTGTCGCAGACGCCCCTTCGGGTCATATCGTCATCACGCTTGCGGGGGATGGGGCCATTCGTCTTGAGGTTGAAGCAATTGAAGCGACCTTGAAAGACGTCACAAAACCCTATTTGGCACCGTCCAAGACGACGCCATCGCATCCTGAGTGA
- the murA gene encoding UDP-N-acetylglucosamine 1-carboxyvinyltransferase, whose protein sequence is MDSILVKGGGSLKGQIPIAGAKNACLALMPATLLSEEPLTLTNAPRLSDIRTMTQLLQSLGAEVTSLQDGKVLAMSCHGAINTRAEYDIVRKMRASNLVLGPLLAREGHAQVSLPGGCAIGARPMDIHTDGLSQMGAEIELKDGYLLAKAKGGRLKGAVIDFPFASVGATENIVMAASLAKGTTVINNAAREPEIVDLVECLRAMGAQIEGEGTSTISVQGVDRLGGTTHRVVTDRIELGTYMLAPAICGGQVELLGGRINLLAAFCDKLDAAGVTVTETANGLSVARANGDIRAVDVTTEPFPGFPTDLQAQMMALLCTAKGTSVLEEKIFENRFMHAPELIRMGADIEVHGGTATVKGVDRLKGAPVMATDLRASVSLILAGLAAEGETKVSRVYHLDRGYEHVVRKLSAVGAQIERIAE, encoded by the coding sequence ATGGATTCGATATTGGTAAAAGGGGGCGGCAGCCTGAAGGGGCAGATCCCGATCGCAGGTGCAAAGAACGCCTGCCTTGCCCTCATGCCCGCAACATTGTTGTCCGAAGAACCACTGACGCTGACCAATGCACCGCGCTTGTCGGACATCCGCACAATGACGCAACTGCTTCAGTCGCTGGGGGCGGAAGTGACCTCGCTGCAGGATGGTAAGGTGCTGGCGATGTCCTGTCACGGGGCGATCAACACCCGTGCGGAATATGACATCGTGCGCAAGATGCGCGCGTCCAACCTCGTGCTTGGGCCGCTTTTGGCGCGCGAAGGTCACGCGCAGGTTTCCCTGCCCGGGGGATGTGCAATCGGGGCACGCCCCATGGACATCCACACCGACGGGTTGAGCCAGATGGGCGCCGAGATCGAGTTGAAAGACGGCTATCTGCTGGCCAAGGCCAAGGGCGGACGGCTCAAGGGGGCGGTCATTGACTTTCCCTTTGCCTCTGTTGGGGCGACCGAGAATATCGTGATGGCCGCGTCACTGGCGAAAGGCACCACCGTCATTAACAATGCCGCGCGCGAGCCCGAGATTGTGGATCTTGTTGAATGCCTGCGCGCCATGGGAGCACAAATCGAAGGCGAAGGGACCTCGACTATCTCGGTGCAGGGCGTTGACCGACTGGGCGGCACCACCCACCGCGTTGTGACGGACCGGATTGAGCTTGGCACCTATATGCTCGCCCCGGCGATCTGCGGCGGACAGGTGGAACTGCTGGGGGGACGCATCAACCTGCTGGCTGCGTTTTGTGACAAGCTGGATGCGGCGGGTGTCACGGTGACCGAAACTGCGAATGGGTTGAGTGTCGCCCGCGCAAATGGGGATATCCGCGCGGTCGATGTCACGACGGAGCCATTTCCGGGGTTTCCCACCGATCTGCAGGCGCAGATGATGGCCCTGTTGTGCACCGCCAAAGGGACCTCTGTTCTGGAAGAAAAGATATTCGAGAACCGGTTCATGCATGCGCCTGAGCTCATTCGCATGGGCGCTGACATCGAGGTGCATGGCGGGACCGCGACAGTCAAGGGGGTTGACCGCCTGAAGGGGGCCCCGGTGATGGCCACCGATCTGCGGGCGTCCGTTTCCCTGATCCTTGCGGGGCTTGCCGCTGAGGGCGAGACAAAAGTGTCCCGCGTCTATCATCTCGACCGTGGATATGAGCATGTGGTGCGCAAGCTCTCCGCTGTTGGGGCGCAGATCGAAAGGATCGCGGAATAA
- the hisD gene encoding histidinol dehydrogenase, with protein sequence MPVFLNAADPDFETRFSALLSAKREDSPDVDATVAQIIADVRARGDAALIDLTEKFDRLTLTPDRLAITPDEVDAAVATAPGDQVAALELAAQRIRAYHERQRPEDAEWIDDSGAMLGWRWTPVAAAGLYVPGGLASYPSSVLMNAIPAKVAGVSRLAMVVPAPDGVLNPLVLAAARLSGVDEIYRIGGAQAVAALAYGTATIAPVDKITGPGNAFVAAAKRRVFGKVGIDMIAGPSEILVIADAQNDPDWIALDLLSQAEHDESAQSILITTDAAFGRAVAVAVEKRLETLERRAIAGASWRDFGAIVTVPDLATAATLSDRIAPEHLELCVADPDALSAQITHAGAIFLGQWTPEAIGDYVGGPNHVLPTARSARFSSGLSVLDFMKRTTLARMTPAALRAVGPAAETLANSESLEAHGLSVTARLRKLNDSEAL encoded by the coding sequence ATGCCCGTATTTCTGAATGCTGCCGATCCAGATTTTGAGACCCGCTTCAGCGCTTTGCTGAGCGCCAAGCGCGAAGACAGCCCCGATGTAGACGCCACCGTTGCGCAAATCATTGCGGATGTCCGAGCACGCGGTGACGCGGCCCTGATCGACCTGACGGAAAAGTTTGACCGGCTGACGTTGACGCCGGATCGCCTCGCCATCACGCCTGATGAGGTGGATGCTGCGGTTGCGACGGCGCCCGGCGATCAGGTGGCCGCACTGGAACTGGCGGCGCAACGTATCCGCGCCTACCATGAACGCCAACGTCCTGAGGACGCAGAGTGGATCGATGACAGCGGCGCAATGCTGGGCTGGCGCTGGACGCCTGTGGCGGCAGCTGGGCTTTATGTGCCGGGTGGTCTTGCGTCCTACCCGTCCTCGGTGCTGATGAACGCCATCCCTGCCAAGGTCGCGGGGGTTTCCCGCCTTGCCATGGTCGTGCCGGCACCTGATGGCGTGCTGAACCCGCTTGTGCTGGCCGCAGCACGTCTGTCGGGGGTTGATGAAATCTACCGTATCGGGGGGGCACAGGCCGTGGCAGCACTTGCCTACGGCACGGCGACAATCGCGCCGGTGGATAAGATCACCGGTCCGGGCAATGCCTTTGTCGCGGCGGCCAAGCGGCGTGTTTTTGGCAAAGTCGGCATTGATATGATTGCGGGTCCATCCGAAATACTGGTGATTGCAGATGCGCAGAATGACCCGGATTGGATCGCCCTCGATTTGCTGAGCCAGGCGGAACATGACGAAAGCGCGCAGTCTATCTTGATCACGACCGATGCTGCGTTCGGGCGGGCGGTGGCGGTGGCGGTTGAAAAGCGGTTGGAAACCCTAGAGCGGCGCGCGATCGCGGGTGCGTCCTGGCGCGATTTTGGGGCGATCGTCACAGTCCCTGATCTGGCCACAGCGGCTACATTGTCCGACCGGATCGCCCCTGAACATCTTGAGCTTTGCGTGGCGGACCCGGATGCCCTGAGCGCGCAGATCACGCATGCCGGGGCGATTTTTCTGGGGCAATGGACGCCAGAGGCGATTGGCGATTATGTCGGGGGACCCAATCATGTTCTGCCAACGGCACGCTCTGCCCGGTTCTCATCGGGCCTGTCCGTGCTTGATTTCATGAAGCGTACGACACTGGCGCGGATGACACCGGCGGCATTGCGCGCCGTCGGTCCGGCGGCCGAGACGCTGGCCAACTCGGAAAGCCTTGAGGCGCACGGCCTTTCTGTGACGGCGCGCCTGCGCAAACTAAACGACAGTGAAGCGCTCTAA
- a CDS encoding peroxidase family protein, which translates to MSRIPYNVQKFLFSIVEAIPPLAALVNKFAINRVVKRARTRPHPLSTGRDYVSWSGLTDRRWSARHLPPQTRDNLPDPEVLQELFRRKEGTQRLCPKSTCLFPAFAQYLTDGFIRTESEHLTPEGQDPKLHLKRNTSNHDIDMCTLYGRTPAQTDALRLQSSDPGHKGRLKSQMIGDEEYPPFLYRDGVPDPDFAVLDPPLGGADQSPEKQAKLFAVGGDRVNSVPQVAMLNTLFLREHNRLAGEIEVVHPDWDDDRVFETARNTVIVIFIKIIVEDYINHISPLPFTLRADPSVAWNAPWNKPNWITTEFSLLYRWHALIPDQIQWGDDLHPVHTTFMNNDLLIRDGLLKGFAGICATQAAELGPRNTAEPLLKVELASIEQDRFCQLAGFSDYCNYMSQQRPASFKAISSDPEISDTLAKHYGGPRDVDFHVGLFCEDRVPNSPLPNLILVFVALDAFSQALTNPLLSQHVFKRGTFSAPGWSAIRQTESLRDVLDRNVAGGAGDTFIAMTRKEWVPE; encoded by the coding sequence ATGTCACGTATCCCTTACAACGTTCAAAAATTTCTGTTTTCCATTGTCGAAGCCATCCCCCCGCTGGCGGCCTTGGTCAATAAATTTGCCATCAATCGTGTCGTCAAACGCGCCAGAACCCGGCCACACCCCCTGAGCACCGGGCGTGATTATGTCAGCTGGTCCGGCCTGACAGATCGCCGCTGGAGCGCACGGCATCTGCCACCACAAACCCGCGATAACCTGCCAGACCCGGAAGTGTTGCAAGAGCTGTTCCGGCGCAAAGAGGGCACACAACGGCTTTGTCCCAAATCGACCTGCCTGTTTCCGGCCTTTGCGCAATATCTGACCGATGGGTTTATCCGCACCGAGTCAGAACATCTCACCCCCGAGGGGCAAGACCCCAAGCTGCACCTGAAACGTAACACGTCGAACCATGACATCGACATGTGCACGCTCTATGGTCGCACCCCCGCACAGACGGATGCGCTGCGCCTTCAGTCCAGCGATCCGGGCCACAAAGGCCGTCTGAAATCTCAGATGATCGGGGATGAGGAATATCCGCCATTTCTTTACCGCGATGGCGTGCCTGATCCTGATTTCGCGGTTCTCGACCCACCCCTAGGGGGTGCAGATCAAAGCCCTGAGAAACAGGCGAAACTCTTTGCCGTGGGCGGGGACCGGGTCAATTCGGTGCCGCAGGTTGCCATGCTCAACACGCTGTTTCTGCGTGAACACAACCGGCTCGCGGGCGAGATCGAAGTCGTACATCCCGATTGGGATGACGACCGCGTTTTTGAAACAGCGCGCAATACGGTCATCGTGATTTTCATCAAGATCATCGTTGAGGATTACATCAACCACATCTCTCCCCTGCCCTTCACGCTGCGCGCGGACCCGTCCGTGGCGTGGAATGCGCCGTGGAACAAACCCAACTGGATCACCACTGAATTCAGCCTTTTGTACCGCTGGCACGCGCTGATCCCCGATCAGATCCAATGGGGCGATGATCTGCACCCGGTTCATACGACGTTCATGAACAACGACCTGCTGATCCGTGATGGCCTGCTGAAAGGGTTTGCCGGTATATGTGCAACGCAAGCAGCTGAGCTTGGGCCGCGCAACACGGCTGAGCCTTTGTTGAAGGTCGAATTGGCCTCAATCGAGCAGGACCGCTTTTGTCAGCTGGCGGGGTTCTCGGATTATTGCAATTACATGAGTCAGCAAAGACCTGCGTCCTTCAAGGCCATCTCATCTGATCCGGAAATCAGCGATACGCTCGCCAAACACTATGGCGGACCCCGCGATGTCGATTTTCATGTGGGCCTGTTTTGCGAAGACAGGGTGCCCAACAGCCCGTTGCCAAACCTCATTTTGGTCTTTGTCGCGCTGGATGCGTTCAGTCAGGCGCTGACCAACCCGTTGCTGTCACAACATGTCTTTAAACGCGGCACGTTTTCGGCACCGGGATGGAGCGCGATCCGGCAAACAGAATCCCTGCGTGATGTTCTGGACCGCAATGTGGCGGGCGGCGCAGGCGATACATTTATTGCGATGACGCGCAAGGAATGGGTGCCGGAGTAA